A window from Candidatus Arthromitus sp. SFB-rat-Yit encodes these proteins:
- a CDS encoding 3'-5' exoribonuclease YhaM family protein, which translates to MKDHINIKDFKLGQRIQGVYLIRSINVKLTNSSNKKYLDINFSDKTGNINAKLWDLKDDYNNEFKENSLVRVKGCVLSWQGVMQLKIENLSNDFEREDVNIDDYVQCAPMDSNYMFDELYNLISLFKQKEIKLVLLSVLDIKKDKLLYYPAAKSNHHSIKGGLLYHILSMIKLGEGMCSLYPFVNKELLFAGIVLHDIEKTEEMDSNELGIVSTYTAEGQMLSHLIQGITLVDRVCNNLNISSEVRMLLQHMILSHHYEPEYGSPIKPMIIEAELLHYIDVIDARMYDMKKIIDNINEGDFSDRIFSLNSRRIYKPRKLLEE; encoded by the coding sequence ATGAAAGATCATATAAATATAAAGGATTTTAAATTAGGGCAGAGAATTCAGGGAGTATACCTTATTAGAAGTATAAATGTAAAACTTACAAATTCTAGTAACAAAAAGTATTTAGATATTAATTTTTCAGATAAAACAGGGAATATTAATGCTAAACTTTGGGATTTGAAAGATGATTATAATAATGAATTTAAAGAAAATAGTTTAGTTAGAGTAAAAGGATGTGTTTTAAGTTGGCAAGGTGTTATGCAACTTAAAATTGAGAATTTATCAAATGATTTTGAAAGAGAAGATGTGAATATTGATGACTATGTACAATGTGCTCCTATGGATTCAAACTATATGTTTGATGAACTTTATAATTTAATATCTTTATTTAAACAAAAGGAAATAAAACTTGTTTTATTATCCGTACTCGATATAAAAAAGGATAAACTTTTATATTATCCAGCAGCTAAAAGTAATCATCATTCAATAAAAGGAGGACTTTTATATCACATATTAAGTATGATAAAACTCGGTGAGGGTATGTGCTCACTTTATCCTTTTGTTAACAAAGAGTTATTGTTTGCAGGAATAGTACTTCATGATATTGAAAAAACTGAGGAGATGGATTCAAATGAATTAGGAATAGTTAGTACATATACAGCAGAGGGTCAAATGCTTTCACATTTAATACAGGGAATAACACTTGTAGATAGGGTTTGTAATAATTTAAATATATCTAGTGAGGTTAGAATGTTACTTCAGCATATGATATTGTCACATCATTATGAACCTGAATATGGAAGTCCTATAAAACCTATGATAATTGAAGCAGAACTTTTGCATTATATAGATGTCATAGATGCAAGGATGTATGATATGAAAAAGATTATAGATAATATAAATGAGGGAGATTTTTCAGATAGGATATTCTCTTTAAATAGTCGGAGGATATATAAACCTAGGAAATTATTAGAGGAGTAG
- a CDS encoding DUF1189 family protein, with amino-acid sequence MKKEDSFLSTLYISTFDFKKYTVFLGMKPSKVVLNRIIFVLCISIFYFISFHKNIKQVEEFNATKQSIFEDISYANGSLNIKNSPVTFKSSVFKDNSFLLVGDTRDEFNINNVSDYSYHRDAIVLTKDYMIVKSRLRETTFKYSDFEALGIIPKDMAINKDMFFSLIDIGTKILKYISYVIFPLSKIFDYFLYGFIISLFAFLCGYIIRFRASFGSIYKMILFAQTLPYLIISIFDIISEINGIKVIFPLHILEILTLFIFLRSTYLIKKDALTKYLKK; translated from the coding sequence ATGAAAAAAGAAGATAGTTTTTTAAGTACTCTGTATATTTCTACGTTTGATTTTAAGAAGTATACAGTATTTTTGGGTATGAAACCTTCTAAAGTGGTTTTAAATAGAATTATATTTGTGTTATGCATAAGCATATTTTATTTTATATCTTTTCATAAAAATATAAAGCAGGTTGAGGAATTTAATGCAACTAAGCAATCGATATTTGAGGATATTAGTTATGCAAATGGAAGTTTAAATATAAAAAATTCGCCTGTGACTTTTAAATCAAGTGTATTTAAGGATAATAGTTTTCTTTTAGTTGGGGATACAAGAGATGAATTTAATATAAATAATGTTAGTGATTATAGTTATCATAGGGATGCTATAGTTTTAACAAAAGATTATATGATAGTTAAAAGCAGACTTCGAGAAACTACATTTAAATATTCAGACTTTGAAGCGTTAGGTATAATACCAAAAGATATGGCTATAAATAAAGATATGTTTTTTAGTTTGATTGATATTGGAACAAAAATCTTAAAGTATATATCATACGTAATTTTTCCTCTAAGTAAGATTTTTGATTATTTTTTGTATGGATTTATTATTTCATTATTTGCGTTTTTATGTGGATATATAATAAGGTTTAGAGCAAGTTTTGGAAGTATTTATAAAATGATTTTATTTGCCCAAACACTACCTTATTTGATTATTTCTATCTTTGATATAATTAGTGAAATAAATGGAATTAAAGTTATATTTCCACTACATATTTTAGAGATATTAACTTTGTTTATATTTTTAAGGAGTACATACTTAATAAAGAAAGATGCTTTAACAAAGTATCTCAAAAAATAA
- a CDS encoding VOC family protein → MVKPFITFKGNANEAINFYEEVFNGTDKKVMYYGDMPSDPEFKIDENKKNWVLHGTLNICGSEIMFSDTDESLHNENTFNPSCMISIAVDFKSEDEIRSAYEKLKEGGYVMMELSPQFFAGLYAWVSDKFGVTWQMTYSTH, encoded by the coding sequence ATGGTAAAACCTTTTATAACGTTTAAAGGAAATGCAAATGAGGCTATTAACTTCTATGAGGAGGTATTTAATGGCACAGATAAGAAGGTAATGTATTACGGAGATATGCCAAGTGATCCTGAGTTTAAAATAGATGAGAATAAAAAGAATTGGGTGCTTCATGGAACGCTTAATATTTGTGGATCAGAGATTATGTTTTCTGATACAGATGAGAGTTTACATAATGAAAATACTTTTAACCCTTCTTGTATGATTTCTATTGCTGTTGATTTTAAAAGTGAAGATGAGATACGTTCAGCTTATGAAAAGCTTAAAGAGGGTGGATATGTTATGATGGAGCTTTCTCCTCAATTTTTTGCAGGACTCTATGCTTGGGTTTCTGACAAATTTGGGGTAACTTGGCAAATGACATATAGTACTCATTAA